TTGATATTCGGCATCGGCAATGTCGAACATGCGCTGTGAAAGTTCCTTGTCTTGATCAAAGGAATTATAACTCGCATTCACCGCTTCGAGGAATTTCTTGAAGGATTCTTCGTCGGTGCACGAGCCGTCCGCATTCATGAATTTGCGGATCTGGCGATTGAGTAATTTATGATAGCTCGGTTTACTCATTTCACTTTTCGGCGATAGTGGTCACCGTCATGGTTTAGTTGTGCAAAGAGCAACTGTGCAGCGGTTGAAACGGGCTAATTTCGCCATAGCTATAGAAGCCGGTGATCACGGCATCGTCGCCCAAGGTTTCGCGTGCTGCATCTATTTCTTCATCGATTCTATTTCCAAAGATGATCTTTCGACCAACGCAGGAGATCAAAATGGAGAGTTGATCACCTTGAATAACTTCCTCTTGAACCGAATGTTCGACCGCATCGAAGGCGGCATCAACCAAGTGATCGAGGTTTGCTTTCATAAGGCGAACGACGCTTCCCTCGGGCATGTTTCCGGCAAAGGTCATCGATTTTTCGTCCTGATCAATGGTCAGAATAGTGCGGACCACCTCGCTGTCTTCCCCATCGGCCCGTAGGGCCAGAGGAAATAAAAGAGCGAATCCCGGGAGCTTCTCCGCATACTCACCGAGGGATTTCTTGTAGAGGTCGAGAGCGCTGGTGCCATCGATCTCGTAAAGCACATTGGCTTTGGATTTAGTGATCGTGCGCGACGGGCCAAAACTGCTCCAGCCACCTTTGAATCCGTAGCCGACCACGAGATCGGCACCGTAGAAACCGATGGCCGCGATGAGTCCTTCACCGATGTTTTCATTGAGTCCGACAACGGTTTTTTGAAAATCGGCCCCGTCGCCCGCGAGTCCGCCCGAAATAGGCACTTCGTTATTCACCGCCGTATTCATCCCTTCCATGAGTTCTGACCCGTTTACTTTTTGTCCGTCCGAGACAACGAAAATGAACTGCAAGCCTTCGCGATCGCTCTTGCCGGCAAGGGCATTCCCTGCCGCCTTGCTATTTTCGAAGTCCTCGACCCTTACGCAATGCTAGACGGCCGTTACTTTATCGAACCAAATAGCCGTTGCCACTATCTGTTCGTCAAGAACCGCATCGTTGGAGATCTCACCTGCGGTCGACCCGGCGATCACGGTGCTGTTGGGGAATGCAGCACGTAAGTCGGTATATCCGCCATTCATTAATTTTTGACCCTGGCCGAAAGCGATCACGAGGTCGGCATTTTCGGCCGGAAGTGAACTAATGTCCCATCGATCATTGTAGAGGAACTGCTGGGGTTTCATGTAGGATGGTATTTCGAATACAAAGTATCGAAAAAATGACGATTTATTTGAAGTGCAAAGGCATTTACTTTATGCCCGGCAGAGGTATGGCTTTCAGAGATTAAAAAGGGCGAACCATGGAGAATTGATAAATTTGTCGCTCAAAATCGGACCTATGCGGTTTCTGCACTTTCTATTTTTGATTTTCGGCCTCGCGGCCGGATGTGCGGTCTTCGGTCAAAACGATACTCGGGGCCTGATCAACGGCGACCTAATTGTAGGAGATGTAAAGACCGTGAATAAAGGGGTGTTGACTGTAGAGACCGATTATAGCGATAGCGACTTCAAGATCGAGTGGACAAGGTGGTTTCTTTCAAATCTCCCAAGCCTTTTGTAATGCGTTGTATAGGGAGTGACTATGTCACTGCGCGTGTTGTAATGGACCCGGGCGATTCTTCGATGGTCATTCTGGCCTTGGAGTTTGGGAGCACGGTGAATATCCCGTTGCGGGATATCGTGTACATGAGTGAAGTTGGTGGCGGTTGGATTGACCGGATGAAGGCTGATATAGCGGCCGGAGTCAATTTCACCAAGGCGAACAACCTTCGTCAATTCAATCTCGTGGCAAATGCGGGGTACTACACGGATAAATGGAGTGTTAATGGATCGGGGAACTCCATCTTCAGCCAACAGGATGATGTAGACGCGACACGGCGTACGGATGCCACCATCAGCGGCAAACTCTACTTACGGCGTGCCCGTGATGTACAAGAACAACGGATCGGCCGCTAGTGCCAGCTTTGGTGCCATGCAAGCGAATCCGTTTGGCTTGACCGGGCAGTATACCATGTTCAAGGCGGTAGCCGACATCGATGGCGATGGCGATATGGACATTTTGGCTTCGGCTCAGGATTACTCGACCTACACGAATCAATTCTTGTATTTCGAGAATACCGGTACGGCTCAGAACCCAAGCTTTGGAACTCCTCAGATAAACCCATGGGGACTTGCCTCACCGGCGACGGCGTACATTTTGGTTTCCGAATTAGTCGACTTGGATAACGACGGAGACTTTGACCTATTGGCTCAGGATGCATATTACGGGAACTTCTTCTACTACCAGAATAACGGAAGCGATTCGAACCCGAGTTTTGGAGCCGTGCAAGCGAATCCATTTGGGCTTACGAGCCCCGGGTTGGGTGTGGGGTATTCTCGATAGGCGATCTGGACATGGATGGCGACATGGATGTGATGTCGAGCGACTACAGCGGAAATTTCAAGTTTTTCGAAAACACGGGTTCGGCCAATGCTGCGGCCTTCGGTGCGCCTCAGAACAATCCGTTCGGGTTGGCATCCAGTGGCTACTACAACTTTATGGCCTTGGGAGACCTTGATGACGACGAAGACGTAGATATACTGGCTGTGGCCTATCAATATTCGTATGGCGGAGGTGGAGTTGCAAGCTTTTATTACTACGAGAATATCGACCCATCGATCGGACTCGAGGAGCAGGAGCTGAATGTAGAAGCATATCCGAATCCTTTCAGCGACCGCATTAGCGTGGATTTGGGTGATGTGGCTACCGGAAGCGCTTCGGTTTACGATTTAACCGGCAAGCGGGTATTCCGCAC
The sequence above is drawn from the Flavobacteriales bacterium genome and encodes:
- a CDS encoding FIST C-terminal domain-containing protein; amino-acid sequence: MQFIFVVSDGQKVNGSELMEGMNTAVNNEVPISGGLAGDGADFQKTVVGLNENIGEGLIAAIGFYGADLVVGYGFKGGWSSFGPSRTITKSKANVLYEIDGTSALDLYKKSLGEYAEKLPGFALLFPLALRADGEDSEVVRTILTIDQDEKSMTFAGNMPEGSVVRLMKANLDHLVDAAFDAVEHSVQEEVIQGDQLSILISCVGRKIIFGNRIDEEIDAARETLGDDAVITGFYSYGEISPFQPLHSCSLHN
- a CDS encoding VCBS repeat-containing protein, which gives rise to MYKNNGSAASASFGAMQANPFGLTGQYTMFKAVADIDGDGDMDILASAQDYSTYTNQFLYFENTGTAQNPSFGTPQINPWGLASPATAYILVSELVDLDNDGDFDLLAQDAYYGNFFYYQNNGSDSNPSFGAVQANPFGLTSPGLGVGYSR
- a CDS encoding T9SS type A sorting domain-containing protein, producing MDGDMDVMSSDYSGNFKFFENTGSANAAAFGAPQNNPFGLASSGYYNFMALGDLDDDEDVDILAVAYQYSYGGGGVASFYYYENIDPSIGLEEQELNVEAYPNPFSDRISVDLGDVATGSASVYDLTGKRVFRTAFDSETSLRLDLGELTAGLYLLQIESDGGNKTMKITKQ